Within the Leisingera thetidis genome, the region CAGATGGATCAGCCGCTCGTGCAGCAGGTTCGGCACCGTCGCCAGGTTGACCGCCGAGGCCATCACCCGCGGGCTTGCCACCGGATAGATCACCTCCGGTGCGATCAGGGCCGAGTGGCAGTCCGGCCAGTTGCCGTCGCCGCGGCGCACCGCCAGCGAGATGCCTTCGGTATTGATGTCCGGCTCCCGGTCGGAGCTTTGCAGGCGCAGGTCGATATCGGGGTGCGCGACATGCAGCCGGGTCAGTTTTGGCATCACCCAGTAGTATGCAAAGGCAGAGGAGCAATTGAGCGTGACATGGTCGTTGCGCCCGAACTGCCGCACCGCCTTGGCCGAGGACAGAATGTCCGCCAGCGCCTTGGACACATCGGTGTAAAGCCGCATGCCGGCCCCGGTCAATTCCACCTTGCGGTGGCTGCGGCGGAACAGAACCACACCCAGAGACGCTTCCATCTGCTTGATCGCCGCGCTGACGGCGGGCTGCTGCACGTTCAATTCTTCCGACGCCCGGGTGAAGGAGCCGTGCCGTGCGGCGGCCTCAAAAACGATCAGGTGGCGCGGGCTGGTGAGGAGTTTCCACAGTTCTTGCATAACTCTCATTTATCCAAACGATCAGATTTTTCAAGCGTCACAAACCTCGGGGACGGAGATAGGTTCAGTCATTATTCGAGAATTGGAGAGCCCCATGGCCCGACGCGCCCGCGCATCCCGCGACAGAAACACCACCCCCGCGGGCGCGCCTGCATCGCCGTTCATCCAGCGCAGCCTGCCGTTCTTCGACGTGCTGGACGAGGAAAAACTGGCCCGGCTGGAAGCCCAGGTCGACTGGATCTTCGAGGAGGTCGGCATTGCTTTCCGCGATGACCCGGAGGCGCTCAGGATCTGGAAAGAAGCCGGTGCACGGATTGATGGCGACACCGTGCGCGCCGATGCGCAATGGATCCGCGCCCTGTGTGCCAAGGCGCCGCGGGAATTCACCCAGCTGGCCCGCAACCGGGCGCGGTCGGTCACCATCGGCGGCAGCAACCAGGTGTTTGCCCCGATCTACGGCGCGCCGTTTGTGCGCGACCTGGAAGGCGGGCGGCGTTATGGCGATATGGCGAGCTTCGAGAAGCTGGTGAAGCTCACCTATATGCATCCGAACCTGCATCACGGCGGCTTTGTCATTTGCGAGCCCTGCGACGTGCCGGTGAGCAAGCGCCATTTCGACATGCTCTATGCTCATATGACGCTGAGCGACAAGCCGCATCTGGGGGCGATCACCGAAATGTCCCGGGCGCAGGACAGCGTCGACATGGCCGAGATCGTTTTCGGCAAGGATGTCATGGACGATAACTGCGTGATCATGGGCAATGTGAACACCAACTCGCCCTTGCTGGTCGACAAGGTGGTGACCGAAGCGATCCGGGTCTATTCGGCGCGCGGGCAGGGGATCATCGTGGTGCCCTTTATCCTGACCGGGGCGATGGGGCCGGTGTCGACCGCCGCATCTGTTGCACAGGCAATGGCCGAGGCGATGATGGTCTGTGCATTCACCCAGATCATCCGCCCCGGCGCGCCGTTTGTGCTGGGCAACTTCCTCAGCTCGATGTCGCTGAAGTCCGGGGCGCCGACCTTTGGCATGCCGGAGCCGGTGGTCTCGAACTATGCGATCGGGCAGCTGGCGCGCCGTGCAGGTCTGCCGCTGCGCTGCGGCGGCTCGCTGACCGCGTCCAAGATCGAGGATGCGCAGGCGGCTTATGAGAGCGCGGATTCGATGCACTCCACCATGCTGGCGGGCGCCAACTATGTGCTGCATGCGGCGGGCTGGCTGGAAGGCGGGCTGTGCACCGGGTTTGAGAAGCTGGTGATGGATGCCGACCGGCTGGGCTCGTACCAGAAGGTGCTGAGCCAGGGGCTGGATACCAGCGACGAGGCCTTTGCCCGCGATGCCTATGGCGAGGTGGAGCCGGGCGGGCATTTCCTCGGCTCGGCCCACACCATGCGCAACTACCAGACCGCGTTCTACGAGCCCAAGCTGAGCGACAGCGAGAATGTTGAAAGCTGGGAGGAGGGCGGCTCCAAGGACATGCGGCAGCGCGCCTATGAGCGCTGGAACCAGATGCTGAACGAGTATCAGGCGCCGCCGATGGATGACGCGGTGAAGGACGAGCTCGCGGCCTATGTTGCCCGCCGCAAGGAAGAAATCCCCGATGCCTGGTACTGATTGGCCGTCCAGGCCCGAAACGCAATACACCTCGCGGCCCGGCTGCCGCTTGCCCCAGACCTGAGGACAGACCCATGTCAGACAATTTTGCCCAATCGACGCTCAACATCCACAAGGAGGAGAGCAGCGGCGACAAGAAGCTGCCGAGCCATGCCAAGGCCGTTATTATCGGCGGCGGTGTGGTCGGCTGCTCGATCCTGTTCCACCTGGCCAAGTTCGGCTGGAAGGACGTGGTGCTCTTGGAGCGGGATGAGCTGACCTCCGGCTCGTCCTGGCATGCGGCGGGGCAGATCCATACCATCTCGTCGGACCCGAACATCTCGCGGCTGCAGTCCTACACCATCGACCTCTATAAGGAGATCGAGGAAACTTCCGGCCACAGCGTCGGCCTGCATATCACCGGCGGCTTCTATCTGGCATCGAACAAGACCTGGTACGACTACCTGAAGCGGGAACGGTCCAAGGCGCGGTACATGGGCCTGAACCAGGAGTTCATCAGTCCCACGGAAGTGGCCGAGCGCCACCCGCTGATCGATCCGAAACATTACCATGCGGCGCTGTGGGATGATCAGGACGGCGATCTGGACCCGTCGGGCGCCACCTATGCCTTTGCCAAGTCGGCGCGGGTGCACGGGGCGCAGTATTTCACCCATACGCCGGTGACCGGCACCACCCAGCGCGCCGACGGCAGCTGGGATGTGGTGACGCCGCGCGGGGTGATCAATGCCGAGCATATCGTTAACTGCGGCGGTCTTTGGGCGCGCGAAGTCGGCCACATGCAGGGCGTGAACCTGCCAGTGCAGCCGATGGAGCATCATTACCTGATCACCGACAAGATCGACGCCGTGGCCAACCACCCGACCCGCCTGCCGGCCGGGATCGATTACGAGGCCAACATCTATTTCCGCCAGGAACGGCAGGGCATGCTGCTGGGCACCTATGAGCCCAAGGGCACGCCTTGGAAGGTCGGCGGCACGCCGTGGGATTTCGGCCACGAGCTGCTGCAGCCGGATCTGGACCGGATTGCCGACCGGCTGGAGATGTCGTTTGAGCGCATCCCGGCCATCGGCGAAGCGGGCATCAAGGACATGATCAACGGGCCGTTCACCTTCGGCCCCGACGGCAACCCGATGATCGGGCCGGTGCCGGGGATGAAGAACTACTGGTGCGCGGTGGGCGTGATGGCCGGGTTCTGCCAGGGCGGCGGCGTGGGCCTGACCATGGCGGAGTGGATGATCGACGGCGAGCCTTCGATCGACGTCTGGGCGATGGACGTGGCGCGGTTCGGCGAGTTTGCGACGCCCGACTGGGGCACCGTGAAATCGACCGAGAACTACGAGCGCCGGTTCGTGATGACCTTCCCGAACGAGACCCTGCCGAAGGGGCGGATGCAGAAGACCACTGCTCTGTATGACCGGCTGGTCGCCAAGGGCGCGCGCATGGGGCAGGGCTTTGGCCTGGAAAACGCGCTGTGGTTTGCCGACGGGCCGGAGGACGCGCATGAGGAGCCGACATTCGAGCGCAACCGCTCGCACGATTACGTGGCGCGCGAGGTGAAGGCCGTGCGCGAGGCGGTGGGCGGCATCGAGGTTGCCAACTTTGCCAAGCATGAGTTCAAGGGCGCAGGCGCGCGGGCCTATCTGGACCACGTGCTGGCGGGTTATGTGCCGAAACCGGGCCGCCTGACGCTGACGCCGATGCTGACGCCCAAGGGCAAGCTCTATGGCGATCTGACCGTGGCCTGCCTGGGCGAAGAGCACTTCATGCTGTTCGGCTCTGGCGCGATGCAGGAGGCGCACCGCCGCTGGTTCGAGAAGGACCTGCCTGCGGATGTGGCCTATCAGAACGTTTCGGACGACTGGCACGGCATTGCACTGTCGGGTCCGAAATCGCGCGAACTGCTGCAGCGGATCACCCGCGAGGATGTGTCGGGTGAAGCGTTCAAGTTCCGCGACCTGCGCCAGACATTCGTGGGCGGGGTGCCGGTGATCCTGAACCGGATCAGCTTCTCGGGCGAACTGGGCTATGAGATCTACTGCAAGCCGCAGTATCTGCTGCGCCTCGCGGAAGCGATCGAAGAGGCCGGGGGGGATCTCGGCTACCGCTGGTACGGCGCGCGGGCGCTGATGTCGATGCGGCTGGAGAAGGGCTGGGGCGTCTGGACCCTGGACTTCCGTCCCGATTTCGACGCGGCCGAGAGCGGCATGGATGTCTTCATCAACTGGAAGAAGGATTTTGTCGGCAAGGAAGCCGCGCTGGCCGCCAAGGAAGCCGGTCCCCGCCGCAAGCTGGTCACCATGACCATCGGCGTGGACGGCATTGATGTCTCAAACGACGAGGCGATCCTGAAGGACGGCGCGGCGGTGGGATACATCTCCTCCGGCGGTTACGGGCATCACGCAAAGGCCTCGATGGCGATGGGCTATGTCTCCGCCGAGCATGCCGAAGCGGGCACCAGGCTGCAGGTCGAGATCCTGGGCGAGATGTACGACGCCGAGGTGCTGGGCGCACCGATCTATGACGCCAACGGCGCCAACATGCGCGCCTGATCCGGCAAGGGGAGCGGACTCCATGACCAAAGCGATGCGGAAGCTCCCCGAGGCGGTCCAGGCCATGCCTGTCTGCCGTTGCATCTTCCTGCTGCTGCCGACCTTTTCGCCGCTGGACCTGACCAGCGCGGTGGCGGCGCTGGAGGCGGCAAATGCACACGACGGGACTGCGCGCTATGACTGGCGCGTGGTCAGCGAGGACGGCCTGCCGGTCACCGCGCCCAACGGGCTCAGCGTGGCGGTGAATGGCGGGCTTCCGGACCTGATGCGCGGCGACATGATCTTTGTCTGCGGCGGCCAGGGGCAGGAGCCGGGCATCTCGCTGAAGGTTCTGGGCTGGCTGCGCAAGGCGCACCGGATGGGCGCAACACTCGGCGCGCTGGGCGGCGGCATCCTGGCGCTGGCCCGCGCCGGGCTGCTGTCCGGGCGCCAGGTTTCGGCCCATTGGGCGCTGCGGGCAATCCTGGCGGAGGCGCATCCGGACGTGGAGGTCAAAAGCTCGCTGTTCACCATGGAGAGCAAGCTGATCACCTGTGCGGGCGGGACCGCGACTGTCGACATGACGCTGAACCTGATCTCGGACCACCACGGGGCGGCCGTCGCGACCGGGGCCGCGGATCTGATGGTCTGTTCCTCTGCCCGCAAGGGCAGCCAGGATCAGACGGTATCGGAATACGGCCGGACCGGCGTGCGGCACGAAAAGCTGGCTGCCGCGCTCAGCCTGATGCGCAGCAATCTGGAGGAGCCGCTGACCCCGGGCGGCATCGCCGGCCTGGTCGGCCTGTCGGTGCGGCAGCTGGAACGGCTGTTCTCCAAATACCTGCAGACCACGCCCAAGGTCTATTACACAAGGCTGCGGCTGGATTATGCGCGCAGCCTGCTGCTGCAGACCAACATGCGGATCATAGATGTGGCGCTGGCGTCCGGGTTCAACAGCCAGACCCATTTCGCAAAGGTCTACCGGCGGTACTTCGGCAAGTCGCCGCATCAGGAACGCCCGTTCTGAGCGCCGCGGCGGGTCTGGTGATGAACCGGAGCAGGCCGGCGGCGCGCGGGCCTGCTCCGGGCGTTTGGCTCAGAGCCCCAGTTCGCTGAGGCCGGGGTGATCCGCAGGCCGCGGCCCCTGCGGCCAGTGGAACAGCCGGTCTGCCTCGCTGATCTTCAGATCGTTGATCGAGGCAAAGCGGTGCGCCATGCGGCCGTCTTCGGCGAACTCCCAGTTCTCATTGCCGTAGGAGCGGTACCATTGGCCGCTGCCGTCGCGCCACTCGTAGGCAAAGCGCACTGCGATGCGGTTCGCCGTGAAGGCCCACAGCTCCTTGATCAGGCGGTAGTCCTGTTCGCGGTCCCATTTGGCGGCGAGGAAGGCGCGGACCTGTTCGCGGCCGCGCGGAAATTCGGCCCGGTTCCGCCAGACAGTGTCCTGTGTGTAGGCCGGCGCCACCGTATCAGGCGAACAGCTGTTCCAGGCATCTTCTGCAGCGCGGACCTTGGCGATGGCGGTTTCGCGGGAGAAGGGCGGCAGCGGGGGGCGGGGAGATTCTGACATTTTCATTTACCGATCTGTTAACAATACGCTGAAAGTGTACAGATCGGTAAACAATAGCAAGGAGAGAAATGCGGATTGTCAGGTTGGATAGGATTGGGCGGGGCAGGATTCGGTGAGAATATCCCAAAAATAAGGCATTTCTGTTGGCGGTGCCGGGGTGAATAATGTTTACTGATCGGTACGGAAATGTCTCCGCAGGAGCTGCCATGCGCCCGAATAAACGTGCCGAGCTGATTCGAAAGTCGCTGGAACTGTTCAACCGGAACGGCTTTCACGCCACCGGCATGGACCTGGTGGCGGCGGAGACCGGAGTGTCGAAGACCTCGATCTACAAGCATTTCCGCTCCAAGGAGGAGCTGATCCTGGCGGTGCTGCGGCTCAGGGACGAGGACTTCCGCAACTGGCTGTACCGGCGGCTGGAGGAGCGGGCGGATACCCCGCGGGGCCAGCTGGAGGCGCTGTTTGACGTGCTGGAGGAGTGGTTCGGGCAGCCCGGATTTCAGGGCTGCATGTTCATCAAGGCGAGTGCCGAATACCAATCCGGCCAGGATCCGGTCAACGTGCAGTCGGCAGAGCACAAGCGGCTGCTGCAGGAGCATTTCACCGGCCTGGCCGCCAGGGCCGGTGCCCGGGACCCGGCCGGGCTGGGCCGCCAGTTGATGGTTCTGAAGGAGGGGGCAATTGTTCTGGCGGCGATGCGGCACAGCAGCGCCCCGGCACGGGACGCGCGGCAGGCGGGCCTGGTGCTGATCGCGCAGGCTGTTGACTGACGCCCGCGCCGCAACGGCCTCTGCCCGCCCTGACGGGCCGGGTGGATGTTCGTCGTTTTTGGGAAGGGTGGTAGCGGAGGAGGGACTTGAACCCCCGACACGCGGATTATGATGCCGCGATGGTCGTAGAGCCAACTGCTATTAGGTGAGATAGGGTGAGACGTCAAAGGGAAGAAATGTCCTTTTATCTCAATTTGGTAGAGTATGAGTGGAAATTCTCACCCCGTCTCACCCCGTCTTGGTGTTTCTCACTACAGCGCAGCGTTTTCGCCACCCCAACGCCACCCCCAAAAGAAACTTCTACCGAGAAAATTTCATCGGACCGATCTCCTCCTCGCTGACAATGAGGAGCACAAAATGACTACTGACAACCATACAGCCCCCCGTGAGTTCACCGACGTGTTCGTACGCGGTTTCAAGAATGGCGCCGGTAAGAGGCTCGAAATTCGGGACACCAAGGTTACTGGCCTGGTGTTGCGGATCACGCCAAAAAACAAGAAAACATTCACGCTCCAAACGCGAACGGTAGACCAGGAAAAGGTGCAAATCACGATCGGTTCGTATCCGGCCGTCGCACTGAAAGATGCCCGTGCCATTGCGTTGAAACACCTCGCCGAGATCGCGCGTGGACACGACCCTCGTGAGCAAGTTCGCCAGATAAAGGCACATGCCGAAGCCCACAACCTTACGCTGACAGCGCTTCTCGATGAGGTCGAACCGATTTTCGGATTGACCAAATCTATGTGGCGCAAAAGTAATCGGTTCGGCCGAACGAAACCTGAGGCGCGGGCGGCGATCGAGAATGTCTTCTCTGAACTACTCCAAAGGCCGCTGGGCAAGCTGCGCCAGTCCGACGTCTCGAAGATGGTGAAGGGCTATACGCCAAAAAGACCCAAAAAGGGAAAGACGAGTGCGAACGGTGCCGTGGCGCGCGCCTTGGCATACTTGCGTACAGTGTTCGACTGGGCAGCCCACCGTGGTCGTTTCACCAAGGAAAATGCCGGCCGTGCTTCGAAGCTCGACCTGCCGGATCTTGGTAACATCGTGGACCCGTCAATCGATGATCCTACTCTCGAAGGGAAGCGGGAACGCGTCCTTAGCCAAGACGAATTGGTTAGTGTCTTGCCCCTGCTGGTCTACCCTGCACCCCCAGGACTGCGGTCAGGTCTCGACCCACGAGAAGACTACGGACCCGTTGCCTTCCGTTTTCTTTTCCTGACCCTGTCCCGCCGTGAGGAGGTTGTAGAAGCCCGGCGCAAGGACTTCGATCTCCAGAGCGGCACCTGGACCAAAAAGGTGAAGACACGCCGCAAGCCCGGCTCTCATGGTCCAGCGGAGCGTCGCATCGTCGCGAT harbors:
- a CDS encoding LysR substrate-binding domain-containing protein, whose product is MRVMQELWKLLTSPRHLIVFEAAARHGSFTRASEELNVQQPAVSAAIKQMEASLGVVLFRRSHRKVELTGAGMRLYTDVSKALADILSSAKAVRQFGRNDHVTLNCSSAFAYYWVMPKLTRLHVAHPDIDLRLQSSDREPDINTEGISLAVRRGDGNWPDCHSALIAPEVIYPVASPRVMASAVNLATVPNLLHERLIHLEEPIRERPSWQQWFAHFGVTGRLPAAGLRLNDYALVLQAAIAGEGFAFGWQHVTEPLIRQGLLAARKDWSWTTGAGFYLVWSKSQDLIDNAKLVRQWLLEMARPGTA
- a CDS encoding nuclear transport factor 2 family protein yields the protein MSESPRPPLPPFSRETAIAKVRAAEDAWNSCSPDTVAPAYTQDTVWRNRAEFPRGREQVRAFLAAKWDREQDYRLIKELWAFTANRIAVRFAYEWRDGSGQWYRSYGNENWEFAEDGRMAHRFASINDLKISEADRLFHWPQGPRPADHPGLSELGL
- a CDS encoding GlxA family transcriptional regulator, translated to MTKAMRKLPEAVQAMPVCRCIFLLLPTFSPLDLTSAVAALEAANAHDGTARYDWRVVSEDGLPVTAPNGLSVAVNGGLPDLMRGDMIFVCGGQGQEPGISLKVLGWLRKAHRMGATLGALGGGILALARAGLLSGRQVSAHWALRAILAEAHPDVEVKSSLFTMESKLITCAGGTATVDMTLNLISDHHGAAVATGAADLMVCSSARKGSQDQTVSEYGRTGVRHEKLAAALSLMRSNLEEPLTPGGIAGLVGLSVRQLERLFSKYLQTTPKVYYTRLRLDYARSLLLQTNMRIIDVALASGFNSQTHFAKVYRRYFGKSPHQERPF
- a CDS encoding GcvT family protein, with translation MSDNFAQSTLNIHKEESSGDKKLPSHAKAVIIGGGVVGCSILFHLAKFGWKDVVLLERDELTSGSSWHAAGQIHTISSDPNISRLQSYTIDLYKEIEETSGHSVGLHITGGFYLASNKTWYDYLKRERSKARYMGLNQEFISPTEVAERHPLIDPKHYHAALWDDQDGDLDPSGATYAFAKSARVHGAQYFTHTPVTGTTQRADGSWDVVTPRGVINAEHIVNCGGLWAREVGHMQGVNLPVQPMEHHYLITDKIDAVANHPTRLPAGIDYEANIYFRQERQGMLLGTYEPKGTPWKVGGTPWDFGHELLQPDLDRIADRLEMSFERIPAIGEAGIKDMINGPFTFGPDGNPMIGPVPGMKNYWCAVGVMAGFCQGGGVGLTMAEWMIDGEPSIDVWAMDVARFGEFATPDWGTVKSTENYERRFVMTFPNETLPKGRMQKTTALYDRLVAKGARMGQGFGLENALWFADGPEDAHEEPTFERNRSHDYVAREVKAVREAVGGIEVANFAKHEFKGAGARAYLDHVLAGYVPKPGRLTLTPMLTPKGKLYGDLTVACLGEEHFMLFGSGAMQEAHRRWFEKDLPADVAYQNVSDDWHGIALSGPKSRELLQRITREDVSGEAFKFRDLRQTFVGGVPVILNRISFSGELGYEIYCKPQYLLRLAEAIEEAGGDLGYRWYGARALMSMRLEKGWGVWTLDFRPDFDAAESGMDVFINWKKDFVGKEAALAAKEAGPRRKLVTMTIGVDGIDVSNDEAILKDGAAVGYISSGGYGHHAKASMAMGYVSAEHAEAGTRLQVEILGEMYDAEVLGAPIYDANGANMRA
- a CDS encoding TetR/AcrR family transcriptional regulator codes for the protein MRPNKRAELIRKSLELFNRNGFHATGMDLVAAETGVSKTSIYKHFRSKEELILAVLRLRDEDFRNWLYRRLEERADTPRGQLEALFDVLEEWFGQPGFQGCMFIKASAEYQSGQDPVNVQSAEHKRLLQEHFTGLAARAGARDPAGLGRQLMVLKEGAIVLAAMRHSSAPARDARQAGLVLIAQAVD
- a CDS encoding trimethylamine methyltransferase family protein, with the protein product MARRARASRDRNTTPAGAPASPFIQRSLPFFDVLDEEKLARLEAQVDWIFEEVGIAFRDDPEALRIWKEAGARIDGDTVRADAQWIRALCAKAPREFTQLARNRARSVTIGGSNQVFAPIYGAPFVRDLEGGRRYGDMASFEKLVKLTYMHPNLHHGGFVICEPCDVPVSKRHFDMLYAHMTLSDKPHLGAITEMSRAQDSVDMAEIVFGKDVMDDNCVIMGNVNTNSPLLVDKVVTEAIRVYSARGQGIIVVPFILTGAMGPVSTAASVAQAMAEAMMVCAFTQIIRPGAPFVLGNFLSSMSLKSGAPTFGMPEPVVSNYAIGQLARRAGLPLRCGGSLTASKIEDAQAAYESADSMHSTMLAGANYVLHAAGWLEGGLCTGFEKLVMDADRLGSYQKVLSQGLDTSDEAFARDAYGEVEPGGHFLGSAHTMRNYQTAFYEPKLSDSENVESWEEGGSKDMRQRAYERWNQMLNEYQAPPMDDAVKDELAAYVARRKEEIPDAWY
- a CDS encoding tyrosine-type recombinase/integrase encodes the protein MTTDNHTAPREFTDVFVRGFKNGAGKRLEIRDTKVTGLVLRITPKNKKTFTLQTRTVDQEKVQITIGSYPAVALKDARAIALKHLAEIARGHDPREQVRQIKAHAEAHNLTLTALLDEVEPIFGLTKSMWRKSNRFGRTKPEARAAIENVFSELLQRPLGKLRQSDVSKMVKGYTPKRPKKGKTSANGAVARALAYLRTVFDWAAHRGRFTKENAGRASKLDLPDLGNIVDPSIDDPTLEGKRERVLSQDELVSVLPLLVYPAPPGLRSGLDPREDYGPVAFRFLFLTLSRREEVVEARRKDFDLQSGTWTKKVKTRRKPGSHGPAERRIVAIPLSDTAIELLLSLPSFVEGQPEDLVFPSSGGGPLCNWDRTQDAINRDSGTSGWHRHDLRRTAATILRQLGVKPAVTDTLLCHRNPYNREQVSSAAASYMIDTKILRDAVDFEREAVNMLADALASICKPCSGSELARMGEAASSPRVERHPSPWATFA